The proteins below come from a single Oenanthe melanoleuca isolate GR-GAL-2019-014 chromosome Z, OMel1.0, whole genome shotgun sequence genomic window:
- the RNF20 gene encoding E3 ubiquitin-protein ligase BRE1A isoform X2 — translation MSGIGNKRTAGEPGPSAPPEKKAGVEDPGTTVETIKLGGVSSTEELDIRTLQTKNRKLAEMLDQRQAIEDELREHIEKLERRQATDDASLLIINRYWNQFDENIRIILKRFDLDQGLGDLLSERKALVVPEPEPDSDSNQERKDERERGEGLEPAFSFLATLASSTSEEIESQLQERVESSRRAVAQIVTMYDKLQEKVDVLSHKLNSGDISLMEEAVVELNSYLSHENGRLQELADVLQEKHKVMSQEFSKLQERVETAESRVSVLETMIDDLQWDIDKIRKREQRLNRHLADVLERVNSKGYKVYGAGSSLYGGTITINARKFEEMNAELEENKELAGNRLNELEELRQDLEEVTTQNEKLKVELRRAVEEAVKETPEYRCMQSQFSVLYNESLQLKAHLDEARTLLHGTRATHQRQVELIERDEVSLHKKLRTEVIQLEDTLAQVRKEYEMLRIEFEQTLAANEQAGPINREMRHLISSLQNHNHQLKGEVLRYKRKLREAQSDLSKIRSRSGSALLQSQSSTEDTKEEPTEVKQEPDDPSAQVSVPKAPSEDVNEMKARRDEEERERERREREREREKEKEKEKEREREKEKEKEREREKQKQKESEKERESKEKEKGKHEDGRKKEAEVIKQLKAELKKAQESQKEMKLLLDMYRSAPKEQRDKVQLMAAEKKAKAELEELRQRVKELEDKEKKESKKMADEDALRKIRAVEEQIEYLQKKLAMAKQEEEALLSEMDVTGQAFEDMQEQNIRLMQQLREKDDANFKLMSERIKSNQIHKLLKEEKEELADQVLTLKTQVDAQLQVVRKLEEKEHLLQSSIGTGEKELGLRTQALEMNKRKAMDAAQLADDLKAQLELAQKKLHDFQEEIVENRVTREKEMFNFKRAEEDISRLRRKLETTKKPDMVPNCDEILMEEIKDYKARLTCPCCNMRKKDAVLTKCFHVFCFECVKTRYDTRQRKCPKCNAAFGANDFHRIYIG, via the exons ATGTCTGGAATTGGCAATAAACGGACGGCTGGAGAGCCTGGCCCCTCTGCACCTCCAGAGAAGAAGGCAGGGGTTGAAGATCCGGGCACCACTGTGGAGACCATTAAACTTGGTGGTGTTTCTTCAACG gaggagctggataTCCGGACCCTGCAGACCAAGAACCGGAAGCTCGCAGAGATGCTGGACCAGCGCCAGGCCATCGAAGATGAGCTGCGGGAGCACATTGAGAAGCTGGAGCGTCGGCAGGCCACTGATGATGCCTCTCTGCTGATCATCAACCGATACTGGAATCAG TTTGATGAAAATATCCGCATCATCCTTAAACGCTTCGATCTGGACCAGGGACTTGGAGACCTTTTGTCTGAAAGAAAAGCACTAGTGGTGCCAGAACCTGAGCCAGACTCTGACAGTAATCAGGAGCGCAAAGATGAGAGGGAACGAG GGGAAGGACTGGAGCCGGCATTCTCCTTCCTGGCCACTCTAGCCAGCAGTACCAGTGAGGAGATAGAGTCTCAGCTGCAGGAGCGTGTGGAGTCCTCCCGCCGAGCTGTTGCCCAGATTGTCACAATGTATGACAAGCTGCAGGAGAAGGTGGATGTGCTGTCTCACAAACTGAATAGTGGAG ATATTTCACTGATGGAAGAAGCAGTAGTGGAGCTGAATTCCTACCTGTCTCATGAGAATGGACGGCTGCAGGAACTAGCTGATGTTCTTCAGGAGAAGCACAAAGTCATGTCTCAGGAG TTCTCCAAGCTGCAAGAGAGGGTGGAGACAGCAGAATCCCGGGTGTCTGTCCTGGAGACCATGATTGATGACCTTCAGTGGGACATTGACAAGATCCGCAAGAGGGAGCAGAGGCTCAACCGGCACCTGGCCGATGTCCTGGAGCGA GTAAATTCCAAAGGCTACAAGGTGTATGGAGCTGGTAGCAGCCTCTATGGGGGAACAATCACCATTAATGCCCGCAAG TTTGAAGAGATGAatgcagagctggaagagaaTAAAGAACTTGCTGGGAATCGCCTTAATGAATTGGAGGAACTACGTCAAGATCTTGAGGAAGTAACAACACAGAATGAAAAGCTCAAG GTTGAGCTGCGGCGAGCAGTGGAAGAGGCTGTGAAGGAGACCCCGGAATATCGCTGCATGCAGTCCCAGTTTTCTGTCTTGTATAATGAGAGTCTCCAGCTGAAGGCACACCTTGACGAGGCCCGCACGCTGCTCCACGGCACCCGTGCCACACACCAGCGCCAGGTGGAGCTGATTGAG AGGGATGAGGTCAGCCTTCACAAAAAGCTACGCACTGAGGTGATTCAGCTGGAGGACACCCTGGCACAAGTCCGCAAAGAATATGAGATGTTGAGGATAGAGTTTGAACAAACACTTGCTGCCAATGAGCAAGCAG GGCCAATTAATCGGGAGATGCGTCACCTCATCAGCAGCCTCCAGAATCACAACCACCAGCTGAAGGGAGAGGTGTTGAGATACAAGCGCAAACTGAGAGAGGCCCAGTCTGACCTGAGCAAG ATCCGCTCTCGCAGTGGCAGTGCTCTCCTCCAGTCCCAGTCCAGCACTGAAGACACAAAGGAGGAACCTACAGAGGTCAAGCAGGAGCCTGATGATCCTTCTGCCCAAGTGTCTGTTCCCAAGGCTCCTTCTGAAGATGTTAATGAAATGAAGGCCAGGCGCGATGAAGAGGAACGGGAGCGGGAGAGAcgggaaagggagagggaacgagagaaggaaaaggagaaggagaaagaaagagaacgagagaaagagaaggaaaaggaacgAGAGcgggaaaagcagaagcagaaggaatctgagaaggagagagagtccaaagagaaggagaaggggaagcaTGAGGATGGAAGAAAGAAGGAGGCTGAAGTGATCAAGCAGCTGAAGGCTGAGCTCAA GAAGGCCCAGGAGAGCCAGAAGGAGATGAAACTGTTGCTAGATATGTACCGCTCTGCCCCCAAAGAGCAGAGAGACAAAGTGCAGCTGATGGCAGCTGAGAAGAAGGCAAAAGCTGAG CTTGAAGAACTGAGACAGAGGGTGAAAGAATtggaagacaaggaaaaaaaggagagtaAAAAGATGGCTGATGAAGATGCTCTCCGCAAGATCCGAGCAGTGGAGGAACAGATTGAATATTTACAGAAGAAGCTTGCCATGGCTAAGCAG gaggaagaggcCCTGCTTTCAGAAATGGATGTCACAGGCCAAGCCTTTGAAGATATGCAAGAGCAGAACATCCGCCTGATGCAGCAGCTGCGGGAGAAGGATGATGCCAACTTCAAGCTGATGTCAGAACGTATCAAGTCGAACCAGATCCATAAACTactaaaagaggaaaaggaggagctggcagaCCAAGTTTTGACACTGAAAACACAG GTGGATGCTCAGCTGCAGGTTGTACGtaagctggaggagaaggaacaCCTACTGCAGAGCAGTATTGGAACAGGAGAGAAGGAGTTGGGTCTGCGAACACAGGCCCTGGAAATGAACAAACGCAAG gCTATGGATGCAGCCCAGCTTGCAGATGATCTGAAGGCCCAGCTAGAGCTGGCTCAGAAGAAATTACATGATTTTCAGGAGGAGATTGTGGAAAATAGAGTAACTAGAGAGAAAGAGATGTTCAACTTCAAAAGGGCTGAG GAAGATATTTCTAGATTGCGCAGGAAGCTGGAGACCACAAAGAAGCCTGACATGGTTCCCAACTGTGATGAGATCCTGATGGAAGAAATTAAGGATTACAAG GCCCGCCTGACGTGCCCGTGCTGCAACATGCGCAAGAAGGACGCAGTGCTCACCAAGTGCTTCCATGTTTTCTGCTTCGAGTGCGTGAAGACGCGCTACGACACCCGGCAGCGCAAGTGCCCCAAGTGCAACGCGGCCTTCGGGGCCAACGACTTCCACAGGATCTACATCGGCTGA
- the PGAP4 gene encoding post-GPI attachment to proteins factor 4: MLHRFWQLCGKWCRWSSPFIHLLILTVVTFGVLAPLVCHRLLHSYFYLRRWHLNRMSQEFLEQNQQEGQDALHYFEKMQMPNASEASSSDAFQPLLLITIITVQRRNDFHYVLQVASHFHRLLQKCGARCQRHRMLLCNVESDPSNHQDIRLMSSLFPVVSRDRTGENPDPSLNQFEKEKQDYVFCLEQSLLMYSPEYILLVEDDAVPEEEIFSVLQHLFSARFSKPYLRDALYFKLYHPERLQRYFNPEPMRILEWLGLGMFLGPVLAGAYCRAVGRAGPGWCLVAFFALYSMALAELVGRHYGLELRRLHPALYNVVPASECCTPAMLFPATSARRASGYLRGLRCRQGFAKDTALYSLLRGKGENAFVLEPNLVRHVGMYSSLRLKSNPKLL; encoded by the coding sequence ATGTTACACCGATtctggcagctctgtgggaagTGGTGCCGTTGGTCCAGCCCTTTCATCCATCTCCTCATCCTGACTGTGGTGACTTTTGGTGTGCTGGCACCTTTGGTCTGCCACCGGCTCCTCCACTCTTACTTCTACTTGCGGCGCTGGCACCTGAACCGCATGAGCCAGGAGTTCCTGGAGCAGAACCAGCAGGAGGGCCAGGATGCCCTCCATTACTTTGAGAAGATGCAGATGCCAAATGCCTCCGAGGCCTCTAGCAGTGATGCCTTCCAGCCCTTGCTGCTGATCACCATTATCACTGTGCAGAGGCGGAATGATTTCCACTATGTCTTGCAAGTGGCCTCCCACTTCCACCGCCTCCTCCAGAAATGTGGGGCGCGTTGCCAGAGGCACCGCATGCTCCTCTGTAATGTGGAGTCAGACCCCAGCAACCATCAGGACATCAGGCTGATGAGCAGCCTCTTTCCTGTGGTCAGTCGTGACAGAACTGGAGAGAATCCTGACCCCAGCCTGAACCAGTTcgagaaggagaagcaggacTATGTCTTCTGCCTTGAGCAGTCACTATTGATGTACAGCCCAGAGTACATCCTCCTCGTGGAAGATGACGCCGTGCCAGAGGAGGAGatattttctgtcttgcagCACCTCTTCTCGGCCCGGTTCTCCAAGCCTTACCTCAGAGACGCTCTCTACTTCAAGCTGTACCATCCTGAGAGGCTCCAGCGCTACTTCAACCCCGAGCCCATGAGGATCCTGgagtggctggggctgggcatgTTCCTGGGGCCGGTGCTGGCCGGTGCGTACTGCCGGGCCGTGGGGCGGGCGGGCCCCGGCTGGTGCCTGGTGGCGTTCTTCGCCCTGTACAGCatggccctggcagagctggtggggcGGCACTACGGGCTGGAGCTGCGCCGCCTGCACCCTGCGCTCTACAACGTGGTGCCGGCCAGCGAGTGCTGCACCCCTGCCATGCTGTTCCCCGCCACCTCCGCCCGCCGGGCCTCGGGATACCTGCGGGGGCTGCGCTGCCGCCAGGGCTTCGCCAAGGACACCGCCCTCTACTCGCTGCTGCGCGGCAAGGGCGAGAACGCCTTCGTGCTGGAGCCCAACCTGGTGCGGCATGTGGGCATGTACTCCAGCCTCCGACTGAAGAGCAACCCGAAACTGCTGTAA
- the RNF20 gene encoding E3 ubiquitin-protein ligase BRE1A isoform X1, which produces MNVHLMFFFLIMFFNVQEELGEGGSLYTLVTMSGIGNKRTAGEPGPSAPPEKKAGVEDPGTTVETIKLGGVSSTEELDIRTLQTKNRKLAEMLDQRQAIEDELREHIEKLERRQATDDASLLIINRYWNQFDENIRIILKRFDLDQGLGDLLSERKALVVPEPEPDSDSNQERKDERERGEGLEPAFSFLATLASSTSEEIESQLQERVESSRRAVAQIVTMYDKLQEKVDVLSHKLNSGDISLMEEAVVELNSYLSHENGRLQELADVLQEKHKVMSQEFSKLQERVETAESRVSVLETMIDDLQWDIDKIRKREQRLNRHLADVLERVNSKGYKVYGAGSSLYGGTITINARKFEEMNAELEENKELAGNRLNELEELRQDLEEVTTQNEKLKVELRRAVEEAVKETPEYRCMQSQFSVLYNESLQLKAHLDEARTLLHGTRATHQRQVELIERDEVSLHKKLRTEVIQLEDTLAQVRKEYEMLRIEFEQTLAANEQAGPINREMRHLISSLQNHNHQLKGEVLRYKRKLREAQSDLSKIRSRSGSALLQSQSSTEDTKEEPTEVKQEPDDPSAQVSVPKAPSEDVNEMKARRDEEERERERREREREREKEKEKEKEREREKEKEKEREREKQKQKESEKERESKEKEKGKHEDGRKKEAEVIKQLKAELKKAQESQKEMKLLLDMYRSAPKEQRDKVQLMAAEKKAKAELEELRQRVKELEDKEKKESKKMADEDALRKIRAVEEQIEYLQKKLAMAKQEEEALLSEMDVTGQAFEDMQEQNIRLMQQLREKDDANFKLMSERIKSNQIHKLLKEEKEELADQVLTLKTQVDAQLQVVRKLEEKEHLLQSSIGTGEKELGLRTQALEMNKRKAMDAAQLADDLKAQLELAQKKLHDFQEEIVENRVTREKEMFNFKRAEEDISRLRRKLETTKKPDMVPNCDEILMEEIKDYKARLTCPCCNMRKKDAVLTKCFHVFCFECVKTRYDTRQRKCPKCNAAFGANDFHRIYIG; this is translated from the exons ATGAATGTGcatttgatgtttttttttttaataatgttctTTAATGTTCAGGAAGAACTTGGAGAAGGTGGGAGTCTGTACACTTTGGTCACCATGTCTGGAATTGGCAATAAACGGACGGCTGGAGAGCCTGGCCCCTCTGCACCTCCAGAGAAGAAGGCAGGGGTTGAAGATCCGGGCACCACTGTGGAGACCATTAAACTTGGTGGTGTTTCTTCAACG gaggagctggataTCCGGACCCTGCAGACCAAGAACCGGAAGCTCGCAGAGATGCTGGACCAGCGCCAGGCCATCGAAGATGAGCTGCGGGAGCACATTGAGAAGCTGGAGCGTCGGCAGGCCACTGATGATGCCTCTCTGCTGATCATCAACCGATACTGGAATCAG TTTGATGAAAATATCCGCATCATCCTTAAACGCTTCGATCTGGACCAGGGACTTGGAGACCTTTTGTCTGAAAGAAAAGCACTAGTGGTGCCAGAACCTGAGCCAGACTCTGACAGTAATCAGGAGCGCAAAGATGAGAGGGAACGAG GGGAAGGACTGGAGCCGGCATTCTCCTTCCTGGCCACTCTAGCCAGCAGTACCAGTGAGGAGATAGAGTCTCAGCTGCAGGAGCGTGTGGAGTCCTCCCGCCGAGCTGTTGCCCAGATTGTCACAATGTATGACAAGCTGCAGGAGAAGGTGGATGTGCTGTCTCACAAACTGAATAGTGGAG ATATTTCACTGATGGAAGAAGCAGTAGTGGAGCTGAATTCCTACCTGTCTCATGAGAATGGACGGCTGCAGGAACTAGCTGATGTTCTTCAGGAGAAGCACAAAGTCATGTCTCAGGAG TTCTCCAAGCTGCAAGAGAGGGTGGAGACAGCAGAATCCCGGGTGTCTGTCCTGGAGACCATGATTGATGACCTTCAGTGGGACATTGACAAGATCCGCAAGAGGGAGCAGAGGCTCAACCGGCACCTGGCCGATGTCCTGGAGCGA GTAAATTCCAAAGGCTACAAGGTGTATGGAGCTGGTAGCAGCCTCTATGGGGGAACAATCACCATTAATGCCCGCAAG TTTGAAGAGATGAatgcagagctggaagagaaTAAAGAACTTGCTGGGAATCGCCTTAATGAATTGGAGGAACTACGTCAAGATCTTGAGGAAGTAACAACACAGAATGAAAAGCTCAAG GTTGAGCTGCGGCGAGCAGTGGAAGAGGCTGTGAAGGAGACCCCGGAATATCGCTGCATGCAGTCCCAGTTTTCTGTCTTGTATAATGAGAGTCTCCAGCTGAAGGCACACCTTGACGAGGCCCGCACGCTGCTCCACGGCACCCGTGCCACACACCAGCGCCAGGTGGAGCTGATTGAG AGGGATGAGGTCAGCCTTCACAAAAAGCTACGCACTGAGGTGATTCAGCTGGAGGACACCCTGGCACAAGTCCGCAAAGAATATGAGATGTTGAGGATAGAGTTTGAACAAACACTTGCTGCCAATGAGCAAGCAG GGCCAATTAATCGGGAGATGCGTCACCTCATCAGCAGCCTCCAGAATCACAACCACCAGCTGAAGGGAGAGGTGTTGAGATACAAGCGCAAACTGAGAGAGGCCCAGTCTGACCTGAGCAAG ATCCGCTCTCGCAGTGGCAGTGCTCTCCTCCAGTCCCAGTCCAGCACTGAAGACACAAAGGAGGAACCTACAGAGGTCAAGCAGGAGCCTGATGATCCTTCTGCCCAAGTGTCTGTTCCCAAGGCTCCTTCTGAAGATGTTAATGAAATGAAGGCCAGGCGCGATGAAGAGGAACGGGAGCGGGAGAGAcgggaaagggagagggaacgagagaaggaaaaggagaaggagaaagaaagagaacgagagaaagagaaggaaaaggaacgAGAGcgggaaaagcagaagcagaaggaatctgagaaggagagagagtccaaagagaaggagaaggggaagcaTGAGGATGGAAGAAAGAAGGAGGCTGAAGTGATCAAGCAGCTGAAGGCTGAGCTCAA GAAGGCCCAGGAGAGCCAGAAGGAGATGAAACTGTTGCTAGATATGTACCGCTCTGCCCCCAAAGAGCAGAGAGACAAAGTGCAGCTGATGGCAGCTGAGAAGAAGGCAAAAGCTGAG CTTGAAGAACTGAGACAGAGGGTGAAAGAATtggaagacaaggaaaaaaaggagagtaAAAAGATGGCTGATGAAGATGCTCTCCGCAAGATCCGAGCAGTGGAGGAACAGATTGAATATTTACAGAAGAAGCTTGCCATGGCTAAGCAG gaggaagaggcCCTGCTTTCAGAAATGGATGTCACAGGCCAAGCCTTTGAAGATATGCAAGAGCAGAACATCCGCCTGATGCAGCAGCTGCGGGAGAAGGATGATGCCAACTTCAAGCTGATGTCAGAACGTATCAAGTCGAACCAGATCCATAAACTactaaaagaggaaaaggaggagctggcagaCCAAGTTTTGACACTGAAAACACAG GTGGATGCTCAGCTGCAGGTTGTACGtaagctggaggagaaggaacaCCTACTGCAGAGCAGTATTGGAACAGGAGAGAAGGAGTTGGGTCTGCGAACACAGGCCCTGGAAATGAACAAACGCAAG gCTATGGATGCAGCCCAGCTTGCAGATGATCTGAAGGCCCAGCTAGAGCTGGCTCAGAAGAAATTACATGATTTTCAGGAGGAGATTGTGGAAAATAGAGTAACTAGAGAGAAAGAGATGTTCAACTTCAAAAGGGCTGAG GAAGATATTTCTAGATTGCGCAGGAAGCTGGAGACCACAAAGAAGCCTGACATGGTTCCCAACTGTGATGAGATCCTGATGGAAGAAATTAAGGATTACAAG GCCCGCCTGACGTGCCCGTGCTGCAACATGCGCAAGAAGGACGCAGTGCTCACCAAGTGCTTCCATGTTTTCTGCTTCGAGTGCGTGAAGACGCGCTACGACACCCGGCAGCGCAAGTGCCCCAAGTGCAACGCGGCCTTCGGGGCCAACGACTTCCACAGGATCTACATCGGCTGA